A single genomic interval of Streptomyces showdoensis harbors:
- a CDS encoding GNAT family N-acetyltransferase, with the protein MNTASITSAWVAGWTVSRGTPPAVVEPWGYRIHVGLPRHPFRHVLPHPDAASVGRLCAAITEPYAWLKVMATPEEVAPWITEGWTIPDDPGFMMTKKLDPAARPAPPDGYARTTETDEGVIRVRILAPDGTLAARGQIAPTGETAVADQIETDPAHRRRGLGANVMRTLEAAAAQAGAETGVLAATTDGMALYDSLDWYYRGPLTGIVRAA; encoded by the coding sequence ATGAACACTGCATCCATTACTTCTGCCTGGGTGGCCGGCTGGACCGTCTCCCGCGGCACCCCGCCCGCCGTCGTCGAACCCTGGGGCTACCGGATCCACGTGGGCCTCCCCCGGCACCCCTTCCGGCACGTGCTGCCACACCCGGACGCGGCCTCCGTGGGCAGGCTGTGCGCCGCGATCACCGAGCCGTACGCGTGGCTCAAGGTGATGGCGACGCCCGAGGAGGTGGCGCCGTGGATCACGGAGGGCTGGACGATCCCCGACGACCCGGGGTTCATGATGACCAAGAAGCTGGACCCGGCGGCCCGCCCCGCGCCCCCGGACGGCTACGCCCGGACGACGGAGACCGACGAGGGCGTGATCCGGGTCCGGATCCTCGCCCCGGACGGCACCCTCGCCGCCCGCGGGCAGATCGCGCCGACCGGGGAGACGGCCGTCGCCGACCAGATCGAGACGGACCCCGCCCACCGCCGCCGCGGCCTCGGCGCCAACGTCATGCGCACCCTGGAGGCGGCGGCCGCGCAGGCGGGCGCGGAGACCGGCGTCCTGGCGGCGACCACCGACGGGATGGCCCTGTACGACTCGCTCGACTGGTACTACCGGGGGCCGCTGACCGGCATCGTGCGCGCGGCTTGA